GGCCATCACGATCCATGGTTCCTCGTGGCGGCAGCGCATCGGGGAGGCGGCCTCGGCGTGTCGCCGATGTGGCACAACTATCAGCGCGGCGGCCGCTCAGCCGCGGGCGAGGTCGAGCAGCTCGCGCGCGTGGGCCTGCGCCGTGGCGGACTCCTCCTGGCCGGCGAGCATCCGGGCGAGCTCGTCGACCCGGCCGGACTCCTGGACCCGCATCACCGAGCTGCTGGTGACATTGCCGTCGTCGTCCTTGGACACCACGAAGTGGTGGTCGGCGAAGGCCGCCACCTGCGGCAGGTGGGTGACGGCGATGACCTGGGCGTGGTCGGCCAGACGGGCCAGCCGTCGCCCGACCTCGACCGCCGCCTTGCCGCCGATGCCGGCATCGACCTCGTCGAACACGAGGGTCGGCACCGTCGTGCGGTCGGCGAGGACCACCTCCAGCGCCAGCATGAGCCGTGACAGCTCGCCGCCGCTGGCGCCCTTGTGCAACGGACGCGGAGCCATGCCGCTGTTGGCCGAGAACAGCAGCTCGACGTCGTCGAGACCGTGCGGGCCGGGCACCGCGTCCTCGCTCGTCGTGACCTGCACCTCGAGCCGACCCGAGGGCATGGACAGCTGAGCGATCTCGAGGTCCACCAGCTGCGCGAACCGGCCGGCGGCCTCGCGACGCAGGTCGGTCATCCGCGCCGCCAGGCGTCCGACCTCCGGCACGAGCTCGAGCCGTTCGGCTTCCAGCGCTGCGACGGCCTCGTCGTCGTTGCCGAGCTCGCCCAGCCGGGCGGCGCTCTTGGCGGCCCAGGTCAGCACGTCGTCCAGGGTCGGTCCGTACTTGCGCTGGAGTCCCGCGAGGGCGGCGCGGCGGTCCTGCAGGATCGCGAGACGCTCGGGGTCCAGCTCGACGCCCTCGGAGTAGGTGCCGAGGTCGGCGCCCACCTCGTCGAGCAGGATCCCGATCTCGAAGACCCGGTCGGCGAGCGCATCGAGGGCCGGATCGTGACCGCCCGCCTCGCGCAGCAACGCGGTCGCCTCGGCCACGGTCGTGCGCGCCGAGCTCGCGTCCAGGTCGCCCACGAGCGCGCGGTGCGCCTCGTCGGCGGCGCGGGCCAGCGCCTCGGAATGGGCCAGCCGGCTCTCCTCGGTCTTGAGCGACTCGTCCTCACCTGCCTGCGGGTCCACCTCGGCGATCTCGTCGAGACCGAACCGCAGGACGTCGAGCTCGCGAGCACGCTCCTGGGCGTGGGTGCGCAGCTCGTCGAGCCGGCGCTCCACCGCTCGCCAGCGGGCGTAGACCGGTGCGTACTGGGCAGCGGCTGCTGCGAGCTCGTCGCCGGCGAACCGGTCGAGGGCCGCGCGTTGCTCGGCGGGGCGGAGGAGACGGTGCTGGTCGGACTGACCGTGGACGGCCACGAGCTGGTCGGTGACCTCCGCGAGCAGCGACGCCGGGACGGTCGCCCCACCGGCCAGCGCGCGCGAGCGTCCCTGGGCCGAGAGCACCCGACCCAGGATCACGACGTCGTCGTCGATCCGCCCGCCGGCCTCCTCGACCGTGGTGATCGCACCAGCACCCGGGCGCACCCCGATGCTCGCCTCGACCCGTGCCTGGTCGGCACCTCGTCGCACGAGCCCCAGGTCGGCGCGGTCGCCGCGCAACAGGCCGAGGGCCGTGACGACCATGGTCTTGCCGGCGCCGGTCTCACCGGTGATGACCGTGAAACCGGCCGACAGCTCCAGCTCGGCCGAGTCGATGACGCCCAGGTCGCGCAGGGTGAGCCGTTCCCAGATCGGGCGGGTGGTGCTCATGAGTCCTGCTCCTCCTGGCGCCGTTCGGCGGCACCGCGCCACCCGGCGACGGGCAGGTCGAACTTGCGGACCAGCCGGTCGGCAAAGGACGCCGGGTGCAGGCGGGCGAGGCGGACGTTCTCGCGACCCTTGCGCACCTCGACCCGAGCACCCAGCGGGAGCTCGGCCGCCCGCCGGCCGTCGCACCACAGGACGCCGGTGGACTGCTCGCCCACGACCTCGATCGCCAGCGTCGAGCTGGGCGACACGACCAGCGGCCGGGCGAACAGCGCGTGGGCGCTGATCGGCACCATGAGCAGGGCGGCCACCTCGGGCCAGACGATCGGTCCCCCGGCGCTGAAGTTGTACGCCGTCGAGCCGGTCGGGGTGGCACAGACGATGCCGTCGCACCCCCAGCGGGACACCGGCCGGTCGTCGATCTCCAGGACGATCTCCAGCATCCGCTCACGGGCAGCCTTCTCGACCGAAGCCTCGTTGAGCGCCCAGTTGGTCGCCACGACCTCGCCCGCGACGCTGACCGACACATCGACGGTCAGGCGTTCCTCGACCGTGTAGCTGCGCGTCACGACGCCGTGGACGACGTCCTTGAGGTCCTCGACGTCGGCCTCGGCCAGGAACCCGACGTGACCGAGGTTGACGCCGAGCACCGCCGTCTCGGTGCCGCGGCACATCTCGGCCGCGCGCAGGATCGTGCCGTCCCCGCCGAACACCACGGCCAGCTCGCAGCCTGCCGCGGCACCGGAACCCGCCTCCACGACGAGGGAGTCCTGCAGGCCCGCAGCCCGCAGCGCCCCGGCGTCGGAGTCGAGCACGCACACCTCGATGCCGTGGGTCTGCAGCTCGGCCGCGAACGACACGGCGATCTTGGCCGCCTCCTCCCGCGCGGCGTGCACGGCCAGGAGAACCCGCCTCATGCGCTCGCCCCCGACGTGTCGAGGGGTCCGGCCGCGACGACGTCGCGCGCAGCCTGCTCGGTGGGTGCGTCGGCGTCCGAGCGCAGCCAGCAGAAGTACTCGACGTTGCCGGCTGGGCCGGGCAGCGGACTCGGCGCCAGCGCGCGGGTGCCCCACCCGAGCTCGTGGGCCGAGCGGCACACGCGCAGCACCGCGTCGGCGTGCAGTGCGGGGTCGCGCACGACGCCGTTCTTGCCGAGGTTGCTCCTGCCCACCTCGAACTGCGGCTTGATCATCAGCACGATGTCGCCTTCCGGGCTCGGCTCGCACACCCGGGTGAGTGCGGGCATGACCACCGTAAGGGAGATGAAGGACAGATCCGAGACGACCAGCTGCACCGGTCCCCCGATGTCGGCCGCCTCGAGGTTGCGGACGTTGGTGCGGTCGTACACGTGGACCCGCTCGTCGGACTGCAGCGCCCACACCAGCTGGCCGTAGCCGACGTCGACCGCGCACACCTCGCGGGCTCCCTTGCGCAGGAGCACGTCGGTGAAGCCGCCGGTGGACGCGCCCGCGTCGAGACAGCGGCGGCCCTCGACGGACAGGCCGAGCGGCTCGAAGACAGCGAGGGCGCCGAGCAGCTTGTGGGCGCCACGGGACGCGTACGTCGGCTCCTTGCTCTGCCGCACGACGATGGCCTGGTCGGTCGTCACGCCGGTGGCAGCCTTGCTGGCGACCGATCCCCCGACCTTGACCAGCCCTTCCTCGATCATGGATCCGGCGTGCTCGCGAGAGCGCGCGAGGCCACGACGCACGAGCTCGGCGTCCAGACGCAGCCGCCGGCTCATGGCGAGTCCAGCTGGACCTCGTCGCGGCCCGCGTTGGCCAGTGCCGCACGGAGCACGCCGTGGATGGCGTCGAACTGCTCGGGGTGGTCCGTGATCTCGAGGTCGTCGAGGCGGTGCAGACGATCGAGCGCCTCGTCGATCGTGGCGTGGCCCGTCGGCTCGACGACCGTCGCCTCGGCCACGACGTGCGTCTCGGACTCGGGGCCGGGAGTCGGCTCGCCGTGCGTGTCGGTCATGCGTCCAGTGTCCCATCCAGCACGACCGGCGTGTCGCAGCGATCGGTCGCGTCCCACGCCAGGGCGACCACGGCGCGCAGCGTGTCGGTCTCGCGGGCCCCGCCGGCAACCACCGAGACGACACCGTCGCGGATCACCGCCTCGGCGCCGGCGCACCGGGCCCGGCCGTCCTCGATCCGCACCGGATGGTGGGTGTCCCCCAGGCCGTGCAGGTCGGCCGCGACGTACGTCGGCCGGTGCCCGGGCACGGCCGCCGCGATCTCCGCGAGGGAGCTCACGCCGGTCAGCACGACGAGGCTGTCGATGCCCGCGGCGATCGCACCGTCGATGTCGGTGTCGAGCCGGTCCCCAACCATCAGCGGGTGCCGGCCGCCCACGCGCGCGATCGTCTCGTCGAACAGGGCGCGCTCGGGCTTCCCGGCGACGACCGGCACGGCGCCGGTCGCGTTGCGCACCGCCTGCACGAGAGACCCGTTGCCCGGGGCGATCCCCCGCGGGGTCGGCACGGTCAGGTCGGTGTTGCTGACGTACCAGGGCAGCCCGGACTGGATCGCGTAGGACGCCTCGGCCAGCTGCGCCCAGCCGACGTCGCCGTGGAATCCCTGCACCACCGCGACCGGTGACTCGTCGAGGCTCGTGACGCACTCGAGGCCGCGCTCCTCCAGCGGTACCCGCAGACCCGCTCCCCCGACGAGCAGGACTCGCGAACCCGCCGGCACGGCGTCGGCGACGAGGTGGGCGACAGCCTGCGCGGACGTCACCACGTCCTCGTCGGCGAGCTCAGGCATGTCCATCTCGCGCAGCTTCTTGGCAACCTCGAGCGCGGGGCGCGAGGCGTTGTTCGTGATGTACGCCAGGCGGAGGCCGCTCTCGCGTGCTGCCCGCAGGGCATCGGCGGCGCCGGGGATCGCGTCGGGGCCCAGGTAGACCACGCCATCGAGGTCGAGCATGGCGAGGTCGTACGTGGCGCTGAGCTCCCGCGTCGTCGAGCCGAGGACGTCCTGCGGGGTCGAGGTCATGCCTCCGAGGCTACCGCCGAGGGCGTGACCTTCCGGCACGAGTCGACGTCGACGGACACGAAGCTCATCACGCCGGCACCCCCGCTCGTGAACCGTCTGCGCAGCGCACCTGCCACCGTCACCGCGGTGCCGGGCTCCAGGCGCAGCACCGAGCGACGCAGCGCAGCGGTCCAGGCCGAGCACTCGATCGTGTCGACGACCTGTTTGGAGCGGCGCCGCGCGGCCGCACTGCGACGAACGACCAGGCGGAAGGAGACGACCTCGTCACCGCTCGGCAGCACCTTGGACTCCGGGACGCCGGAGATGCGCCCGGTGAGGTGGACCCTGTTGTTGTCATCGGTCATGGACATGACGATGCCCCCCACCAGTGGTGAGGGGCATCGTCGGACGCCGCAGCTGTGGACAGCCGCGACGGTGGGTTCAGTCCTGTGGACGCTTGTCGAGCTCGAGCAGTCGCTCCTCGGCGTCGGTCGACTTGTTGCCGTCGACCGCGACCGTTCGGTGGAACCACTCGATGGCCTCGTCGCGACGTCCGGCGTCCAGCAGGGCGTCGGCGTACGCGTAACGCAGCCGCGGCACCCAGTCGCCGCGGCCCTTGGTGTGCAGCGGCTCGGTCTCGAGCAGCCGGACGGCAGCGTCGTACTGGCCCTGGTCACGACGCGCGCCGGCGACCACGATGGACAGCTCGATCTGGCCCGCGTCGTCCAGCTGGCTGCGGATCTCGGGGGTGTCGTAGGCGATCGCCTTGTCCGGGCGCTTCAGTGCACGCTCGCAGTCGGCCATCATCGGGGCGTACATGTAGCCGCCGGTCATGCGCCGCGCTGCGCGGAACTCCGACAACGCCTCGGCCCACTTGCCGCACGCGTACGCCGTCTCGCCACACGCCTCGCGGACCAGACCGGTCCGCGTCGCGCGGGCCCTGGCGGCCAGGGCGTGGCGGTGCGCGGTCTCGGGATCCTCGGCGATCAGCATGCCGGCCATCACGAGGTGGCGGGCGACCTTGTCGGCGAGCTTCTCGGGCAGGCTCTGGAGGGCCTGGCGAGCGTGCTTGTCCAGGTCCTTGGCGCTGACGTCGTCGGGGATCGGCGGACCGTCGTAGATCTTCTGGGCTGCGGTGCGGTCGCCCTCTTCCTGGCGACGGTTGCGCGGCGCGTCGTACGGCTTGCCGTCACGACGCGGGTGCGCGGGCTTGCCGTCGCGCCTGGCGTCGGGCTTGCCGTCCCTGCGAGCTGCAGGCTTGCCGTCGCGGCGATCCGGGGAGCCAGTGCCGCGCTGGTCACGTCCGCCCCTCGCGGCGGGCTTGCCGCCACGGGCGGCACCACTGCCGGCTCCTCGGCCAGCAGGCTTCCCACCGTCACGGCGGGGATTTCTCGACTCAGCCATGAGTCGTTCCTTCCATCGAACACTTCGCGCACACGAATGGTGTGCACATGACTTCCGTACACCTCCTTGTTACCAAGGCGGTGGTGAAAAGCAGCGAGGCCGCCCCTAGTGGGGCGGCCTCGCGCTAATGATTGTCCGGCGACGTCCTACTCTCCCACACAGTCTCCCGTGCAGTACCATCGGCGCTGAGAGGCTTGACTTCCGGGTTCGGAATGTAGCCGGGTATTTCCCTCTCGCCATGGTCGCCGAAACTCTATTGAGATATCAACTCAAAACCATGCAACCCCTTGACTCCGTCACACCCATCGGGTGTGTTGGAGGGGTCTTGGTGGTTCCCGGACGTATCTCGGGAACCTCACAGTGGACGCGGTGTACATCTTTGTAAGAAACAAGCCCTCGGCCTATTAGTACCGGTCAGCTCCACACATTGCTGCGCTTCTACTTCCGGCCTATCAACCCAGTGGTCTGCTGGGGGCCTTACCTGGTAAACCAGTGGGAAACCTCATCTTGAAACACGCTTCCCGCTTAGATGCTTTCAGCGGTTATCGCTTCCGAACGTAGCTAACCAGCAGTGCTCTTGGCAGAACAACTGGCACACCAGAGGTTCGTCCATCCCGGTCCTCTCGTACTAGGGACAGATTTTCTCAAGTTTCCTACGCGCGCGGCGGATAGGGACCGAACTGTCTCACGACGTTCTAAACCCAGCTCGCGTGCCGCTTTAATGGGCGAACAGCCCAACCCTTGGGACCTGCTACGGCCCCAGGATGCGACGAGCCGACATCGAGGTGCCAAACCATCCCGTCGATATGGACTCTTGGGGAAGATCAGCCTGTTATCCCCGGGGTACCTTTTATCCGTTGAGCGACGCCGCTTCCACTTGCCAGCGCCGGATCACTAGTTCCGACTTTCGTCCCTGCTCGAGCTGTCACTCTCACAGTCAAGCTCCCTTGTGCACTTACACTCGAAACCTGATTGCCAACCAGGCTGAGGGAACCTTTGAGCGCCTCCGTTACATTTTAGGAGGCAACCGCCCCAGTTAAACTACCCATCAGGCACTGTCCCTGATCCAGATAATGGACCTAGGTTAGATGTCTAGTACAGCCAGAGTGGTATTTCAACGATGACTCCACACACACTGGCGTGCATGCTTCACAGTCTCCCACCTATCCTACACAAACTGAACCAAACACCAATACCAAACTATAGTAAAGGTCCCGGGGTCTTTCCGTCCTGCCGCGCGTAACGAGCATCTTTACTCGTAGTGCAATTTCGCCGAGTCCATGGTTGAGACAGCGCCCAAGTCGTTACTCCATTCGTGCAGGTCGGAACTTACC
Above is a genomic segment from Aeromicrobium chenweiae containing:
- the recN gene encoding DNA repair protein RecN → MSTTRPIWERLTLRDLGVIDSAELELSAGFTVITGETGAGKTMVVTALGLLRGDRADLGLVRRGADQARVEASIGVRPGAGAITTVEEAGGRIDDDVVILGRVLSAQGRSRALAGGATVPASLLAEVTDQLVAVHGQSDQHRLLRPAEQRAALDRFAGDELAAAAAQYAPVYARWRAVERRLDELRTHAQERARELDVLRFGLDEIAEVDPQAGEDESLKTEESRLAHSEALARAADEAHRALVGDLDASSARTTVAEATALLREAGGHDPALDALADRVFEIGILLDEVGADLGTYSEGVELDPERLAILQDRRAALAGLQRKYGPTLDDVLTWAAKSAARLGELGNDDEAVAALEAERLELVPEVGRLAARMTDLRREAAGRFAQLVDLEIAQLSMPSGRLEVQVTTSEDAVPGPHGLDDVELLFSANSGMAPRPLHKGASGGELSRLMLALEVVLADRTTVPTLVFDEVDAGIGGKAAVEVGRRLARLADHAQVIAVTHLPQVAAFADHHFVVSKDDDGNVTSSSVMRVQESGRVDELARMLAGQEESATAQAHARELLDLARG
- a CDS encoding NAD kinase codes for the protein MRRVLLAVHAAREEAAKIAVSFAAELQTHGIEVCVLDSDAGALRAAGLQDSLVVEAGSGAAAGCELAVVFGGDGTILRAAEMCRGTETAVLGVNLGHVGFLAEADVEDLKDVVHGVVTRSYTVEERLTVDVSVSVAGEVVATNWALNEASVEKAARERMLEIVLEIDDRPVSRWGCDGIVCATPTGSTAYNFSAGGPIVWPEVAALLMVPISAHALFARPLVVSPSSTLAIEVVGEQSTGVLWCDGRRAAELPLGARVEVRKGRENVRLARLHPASFADRLVRKFDLPVAGWRGAAERRQEEQDS
- a CDS encoding TlyA family RNA methyltransferase, translating into MSRRLRLDAELVRRGLARSREHAGSMIEEGLVKVGGSVASKAATGVTTDQAIVVRQSKEPTYASRGAHKLLGALAVFEPLGLSVEGRRCLDAGASTGGFTDVLLRKGAREVCAVDVGYGQLVWALQSDERVHVYDRTNVRNLEAADIGGPVQLVVSDLSFISLTVVMPALTRVCEPSPEGDIVLMIKPQFEVGRSNLGKNGVVRDPALHADAVLRVCRSAHELGWGTRALAPSPLPGPAGNVEYFCWLRSDADAPTEQAARDVVAAGPLDTSGASA
- a CDS encoding HAD-IIA family hydrolase; the protein is MTSTPQDVLGSTTRELSATYDLAMLDLDGVVYLGPDAIPGAADALRAARESGLRLAYITNNASRPALEVAKKLREMDMPELADEDVVTSAQAVAHLVADAVPAGSRVLLVGGAGLRVPLEERGLECVTSLDESPVAVVQGFHGDVGWAQLAEASYAIQSGLPWYVSNTDLTVPTPRGIAPGNGSLVQAVRNATGAVPVVAGKPERALFDETIARVGGRHPLMVGDRLDTDIDGAIAAGIDSLVVLTGVSSLAEIAAAVPGHRPTYVAADLHGLGDTHHPVRIEDGRARCAGAEAVIRDGVVSVVAGGARETDTLRAVVALAWDATDRCDTPVVLDGTLDA
- a CDS encoding single-stranded DNA-binding protein, giving the protein MTDDNNRVHLTGRISGVPESKVLPSGDEVVSFRLVVRRSAAARRRSKQVVDTIECSAWTAALRRSVLRLEPGTAVTVAGALRRRFTSGGAGVMSFVSVDVDSCRKVTPSAVASEA